Within the Medicago truncatula cultivar Jemalong A17 chromosome 4, MtrunA17r5.0-ANR, whole genome shotgun sequence genome, the region ttttctGCAATGGCTTTAACTTTTGAACCAATTTCACAAATTTCTTCATCAAAACCAGCTTGGAACATTAAGGCTAGAGTTGTTAGATTATGGAAAGTTTCTGATTTCAACAGAAACACTTTACCATTTTCTATTGAAATGGTGTTAATGGATTCtgaggtttttatttttcacttaCCATTTTACATTCAAATTATGATGTTTTCTTAAAactgttgtttttgaataagctaaatgttattagttttaattttataagctatcaaaaattaagttttgttttatgtttagtGCTAATATTTGTTGAGATATAGTTAAGGATTATGAGgttcttctttttaattttacattttcaCTAATTTTGAACCTTATAAGTAATGATTTGGTTTTACTTATGTTGTTGATATATAACATTGTCACTCTAAAAAGGTGTGTTATATGTTTTGTGCTTATATTATAAAGATGATGATTAAAGTTAAAGAATTAgtaatttttataatgaatcAGAAAGctattgtattatgaagaatGGTGAATGTTAGATTATGGTTTTAACTATATCTTGAAAActaattctaaatttttgaacttTATATAGGGGAGTAGGATTCATGCCTCAATCAAAAAAACTCTATTGTATAAGTTTCAATCTGAAATTCGCGAAGGCAAAGTTTATTCATTTGAAAACATGGGTGTTGCTGCTAATGGGGGGAGCTATAAGACCACCCATTATCCATATAAGCTGAACTTCCAATTTGGAACAAAATGTTTGCCATTGTGTGGTGCATTAGTGAGTGgttctgattttaagtttgttCCAATTTCTGACATAGTAGGTGGTTCTTATGATTGTGACTACTTGGTTGGTGAGTATATATGCAAATTTTCTAAAGTTTTTGAAGAGTATTGTCTTTATCTTACATTCTtagcatttaattttttttttttatgtatgtcaAATTAGATGTTATTGGAATGTTGACGGGTGTTGGCACAGAGAGAGAATATGAACGCAATGGCAGTGCTACCAAACTCAATGTCATTGCCATGGAAGCTGATGGGTAGGGAAGTTTAAAGTTTTCTCATGATTCTGactaagaaatattttatataccttacattcttatattttttttacccatCTTATAGATACAAGCTTCAGTGCACTTTGTTTGGGACTTATGTGGATGAGTTGAACACGTTTTTGGCAACTGGTGAAACTGCTAATGTTGTAGTGTCTATTCAACTAGCTAAGGTGAAGGTTTTTCAAGGTATTATAACTTATCAcattaataatgtttttgtttttgttgaaatattatcttttatcttttattatgtgAACTTATAGTTACTAATATGTAAACTTAATAATAACATAGTACTATAGTTGTTGATAACTACATTTTGTCTTGAATTGTATATCTGAAGTTATAAATATGGTATTTGTAGACAATATACACATTCAAAATTGTCTGAATTGTACCCGGTTGAAGTTTAATCCTGTTTGTGTTGAGGGTACTGCCTTTAAGAACAGGTActataatatcatttttttaacttgAATTTTCCATTCATATGTACATACTATTATAAAGTTTTCATCACTCTTATGTTGCGGTACTAATggctaaaattatattttctatgGCATGATTTATAGGAtgattgaaaatgatgatacaCCATCCCCTCTTACTCAGCTAGCTGTGGAACCAAGTATTGACCCTTTGCAAGATTTTTTATTCAACACTCCAAGAACAACTATTCAGGGATTGAAGGATTCTCAGCAGGTTTACcataatcatcatttcataactacttcattttttaaaataagcacATATATTGTCTATCTACTAATATTCAATTTTAACCAAAAGCTTTGTTTTTTGTATCATTGTAGGAGGGGATGTATGTTGTGCTTGGAACTGTTAAACAGATTGTGAACCCTGAGAATTGGTACTACACGGCCTGTATGTGCAACAAATCTGTATATCCTGCTGAGGGGATGCACTTCTGCGAGAAGTGTAATAGGCATGTGGTCAAAGTGTTTCCAAGGTCAAGACCAAACCACATTGTTAATGCTTTACATGATTAAGTATGTACTGTAACtgcaatattaaaattaaatcacTAACTCATATATAATTGCTGAAAATGTAGGTATTCTATAAAGGTGCGAGTTGTGGATGATAGTGATTGTGCAACCTTTGTTTTGTTTGACCGTGATGCAACAATGTTGTTCAATAAAAGTTGTGCTGACATTTTGGaaacacatgtaaaaaaaaataactttcacTTATATGTGTTACATTCAGATTTCTTTATATCATAGGCTTTAACATTTCCTTTCTGGTTCTTGGATGAATTTAGAGGGCTGACGAGGGTGTGCTTCCAACTGAGATTGCTGCATTGGTCAACTGCACATACCTGTTCAAGGTTGAATTCAAAACTGCTATCAGTCCTAGATTTGAGCAATCATTTAGGGTGAAGAAAGTGTGCACTGATGGggtgattatcaaccaatttaAGGCAAAGTGGGCTAAGGAAGAAGCAacctttataaaaaataccaaTGTATGtgtttatttgtattttatttatgccatcatgttgttgttgttattattattattattattattattattattattgcacTTTAATTATAAAGCGTGCATTTTTTTTCACTATATCAATCATAATTATCAATTAACAGTATTTAACATCAACTTCATTGTGTGATTGATTTTATTAGGAGATGGGGTCTTTGAGTTCTCTGTTGGACAAGGGGAAGGATGTGTTAGTGGTTGGTTCATCAAGTGTCCAATCACATGTATACTTTCTTATTGTTATAATTTATGTTatgattatttatatttattatttaaattattattaattcagCCTTTTATTGCATACATTGTTGACTTCACTTTCATCATTGAATTTTTATAGGACCTTGGAAGTTTGAGCGAAACCATTGATAAAGACAAAAACATCATTGTTGAGGGAACACCTATTGGAATATCTGAAGATCTGTTGCCTAAATTTTCTTCTGTTGCGGTTGACCTTGATGTTGGTGCATCAAAGAAAGTATCTAACTGCTGTTTGGTCAAATCAACTACACGCAAAATTGTCAAAAGAGTTTTACCTCAACCTGAAATTAATGAAGTTGAGGAAATCAACCTTCCCATCAAATTGCTCAAGAGGAACATTAAGATTGAAAAAATTTAGTCACATGATTGACTGTACTTGGCTGGTTGTAGTTTGGTTTTTTTAGATACCCGTGTCATTATGGCTGGAAATGTTTGATTAAGTTTGTGTTTTGCTATGCAATTCAAAAGGTCAAAGATATTGACCCTCTGTTAGTTTCTTCATTTTGGTTGTAATTTCTAAGTACAATTTGAGTCCAGTGGCAGTGGGCCAATTAGTAGTAATTTGTTTAAGTCAGCTGTCATCCCAGTTGCAGTGGACCTTTTCATTTGTGGTTTATTTAAGTTAGTAGTAGTCTTATTTAAGTACTGTTTAATCCCAGTGGCAGTGGGCCTGTTATTTTGTAACTCTAATGCCCATGTGGCAGATTTGGCAATAGAGTGGTATGTTTAAGTAATTATCAGTTTCTTTTTTATTCagcaaattgattttttaatcaaGTCACTTTGTTGTCATTCACTTTGCATCACATTTTCAAGGTATTcctttaaataatatttataagtaaccaaactaaaaaaaatgaacttcatagttaaatatttaaatatgaagaaagtCAGATTTGCAATGAATCTACAACaactttctctcaaaaaaaattgaatctacAACTTGACCAGATgatattcaaactttttttcgATAACAACTTATTAGAAacccttccttcaaaaaaaaaaaaaccttattaaGAAACTTTTTTCAGATAGTTCTTTTGTAAGGAAAATATGTAAGTTTAGTGTTATTTTTCTACAGCCAGCATAAAACTTTAGTTTTCATGGTTttgttccaaaaattaaaaaagattcATTTAAGCCTTTACCCATTACACGCATGTGTATCCTTTCTATATCCTCTGATTTTTTGTGTTgggagtatatattttttttcctaaggTAGATTATACAACATTTTGCTGATAACATCCTTTATATCTTTTGATTTTATCGCTTTGTTTGTAACATGCttctgttttctattttttttaaaggcaaagtaattttcattaataaaatgagCACACACAATGCTAATTTACAAATTAATAGTGCCAAGAAATTTATATCAGTAgacacttcaaaaaaaaaaaaaaattgtaatcagCAGCACACATCCACAACTCTATCTATCAATAAACTCTCCCATAATTATAATTCTTTTAtccaattcaatcaaattgCTACTCCCTCTATTTTTTAtccaattcaatcaaattgCTACTCCCTCTTTTATAATGAgtgaaaatttatttcaaaatgaatgtcactttacatttttaatataactttaatttttttctttcaaatttaccTTCAATAAATACTCAACcttctctcacacaattttcaatgcaactttaagtttaTCTTTTCTTATAAACTATAGGTAGTTTAATAAAAGTGTTATGCctaataattatttcatttcatttcttaatCTATATGTCAAAACTTTAAACGACACTCATTGTAAAACAGAAGGAgcattattaattgaaaagtTCAATCACCGATTAATAGGATTTGATATACGGTCTGTTACTTTTACCAGTTTCAAGATAATAGGATAGGATTTGATAAGGTTTATCAATCCTACACACCTACTTTTTTCTAACCTAAATTTGACTGTGACATATTTTGCAACAAGAGAAATgctttttcatttttcagtccCAATGAACTTTTTCTCACATCATATCAATAAAAAGCAATATATAATGACAAATTTCAATAGGTGTTGTACATAGCCTTTTACTCTATCATATGTCACTTTTGTATCTATTATCTAATCTATTTTCTATAGGTTTACAacgattaataaaaaaataaaacaaaaaaaattgatttaaatggttaatgagttccgccaaaaataaattattcagaagaattaaatttaattattgacTTAATCAATTTtctaagtttcaaataggtcttttaaattttttttagtttcatataagttgttaatttaatgtatctatttgaagtttttatgttttaaatagatacttaaaaagataataaggatatatttgaaacttaagggactaatttgacatctttgtcaaacttaaaggaaaaaataggtattttgtcacaaataaaataatttcttacgTTTAGTTCCTgacattaatataaaataaaaaataaaataaaaaagttccTGACATTATGACTAAAACAAACTAATTCTTGAATTGCAAATTGGCTTAATTCAATATTACTCAATGGTTCTAGCAAACAACCTAAGGCCACACGTGATCTCTATCACTAGCACAAGTTTTAGTTTGTGTTATTGGTATCTGAGCACTCTTCATTTTCTCGGTTTGCTCAAAAGTATTATCCCTTCTATCTCCTCAACAACCAAATTCATCAGCATGACATGCTTCTAATTTTCTTTTCCGGTTTATAGATCTATTTTCATAATGCATTGATGTATCTTTTGCACTTGCATGATAATTCATAACACAACATGGACTCTACAAATGCAAAAATTGCAAGGTTTAAGAGGAAGTATGCAATGAAGAAAAATGCCAACATCAATGCTCCGTCAGCTGGAGGTATGTGTAGTGTATTTCACAATTTGTTTCCATGTTTCCTATAGACTTTGGCATATACATGATTTTGTTTATCTTTTCCTTTAACTATTGGCTCCTACATTACCCCTCAATGACAGAAAATGTTAGGCCAATGGATATAGTCTCCAACAATAGTCATCTGAGCAAAGCTACTGTGAATAAAAGAAAGGCAAACCGAATTCCTCTGTCCCTTTTAAATTCAGGTATTTCATAATGTATAAGGGTTGTTTTTATATTACAATAGAATAAAGGCTAAACAACACTTTTCGCCCCTAAGTTTTATaatgttgcaattttgatcccctattaaaaaaaatggcaaaagtgaccccaaTGTTTAGGGATATATGCTATTTTGACCTTCTAACATAAGgtaaatatgctcttttgaccccttatctttacaaaaagttgcaattATGACCCCTTATTTGGGACATCTGGCGTCTTCTCAACAATTTTGGGACgaagggggccaaaattgccattttttttaatagggggccaaaatcgcaacatttcgAAACTTAAGGGGtgaaaagtgcagtttagcctaGAATAAATTAGTTATGTTCGTATATAACTGTTCATTTCATTATGATATTTTATAAACTTAGGACAATATTAACAATGATATTTGTTACATAACAGAGTGCCCAATAGATTGTGTTGATACTGCAAACTTAACTCAAGATTTTAACATTCCATCAAAGAGAATTAGAAAACCAAACTCTAAATTCTTAACTCCAGTGTCATCTGcaattaacaaatcaaaattctCAACTGGACAATCATCAACACAAACACAACACTCTCAAGAACGTTCAGGTTTGACACATTCATTTGTTTTATGTtagtattaataataatatcaatgttATATATTCAAGATCGTATTAATAACACTATCTATATTGAATTACAGCTGGGTCATTGGCATTATCCGAAGTTATCAACGCCTCATCCCAAAAAATAAATGGCAAATATTCAAGAAAGTTTTCAAACAAACACCAATATATAGGTGTTCAAAGATTAGACTTTGATGATGGTATTAACACCAATGGTATGTGATTGaacttataagtttttttttttcaattgtcacatatatatgtacatattttttaattacactTTATTTCTTATCAACACAGCTTCATCTAATATTGGATATGATATTAATTCCTTAAAATCTACAATATATGCAAGTGCTGAAGTTGAAGGTATGTCCTTTAATTACTTTCATTTACATTATCTCTTACTAGAGAGAACAAGTTTAAAGGTATAATGTTTATTACATTTGTATCAATTGTTTTTTCAGGATTGATACATTTTGGACAACCTGAGTTTACATGTAAAAGGTGTTTTGCTGAATTGTGGTATGAGGAAAGATCAGAGAAATCAAGAAGAGGCAGTGATATAGATTTTTC harbors:
- the LOC11445665 gene encoding uncharacterized protein, with protein sequence MGVAANGGSYKTTHYPYKLNFQFGTKCLPLCGALVSGSDFKFVPISDIVGGSYDCDYLVDVIGMLTGVGTEREYERNGSATKLNVIAMEADGYKLQCTLFGTYVDELNTFLATGETANVVVSIQLAKVKVFQDNIHIQNCLNCTRLKFNPVCVEGTAFKNRMIENDDTPSPLTQLAVEPSIDPLQDFLFNTPRTTIQGLKDSQQEGMYVVLGTVKQIVNPENWYYTACMCNKSVYPAEGMHFCEKCNRHVVKVFPRYSIKVRVVDDSDCATFVLFDRDATMLFNKSCADILETHRADEGVLPTEIAALVNCTYLFKVEFKTAISPRFEQSFRVKKVCTDGVIINQFKAKWAKEEATFIKNTNEMGSLSSLLDKGKDVLVVGSSSVQSHDLGSLSETIDKDKNIIVEGTPIGISEDLLPKFSSVAVDLDVGASKKVSNCCLVKSTTRKIVKRVLPQPEINEVEEINLPIKLLKRNIKIEKI